The Coffea arabica cultivar ET-39 chromosome 1e, Coffea Arabica ET-39 HiFi, whole genome shotgun sequence genome has a window encoding:
- the LOC113714661 gene encoding cellulose synthase A catalytic subunit 4 [UDP-forming] isoform X2, which produces MAAGLVTGSHARNEHHVIHGMEDERPPTRESGNKTKICRVCGDEIGLKENGEVFVACHECGFPVCRPCYEYERSDGDRCCPQCHTRYKRHKGCPRVEGDDEDNFDDDFEDEFQLRNHHDTSPDRRQQYRENGEYNHQHLHTNGAAHHSVAGSVVGGKEEAEEDDQKETYSTSEWKERVEKWKTRQEKRGLVTKLDDGGNDPGDEDDFLIAEARQPLWRKVPVPSSLINPYRIVIVLRLIILCFFFHFRILAPAYDAFPLWIISVICEIWFGLSWILDQFPKWLPINRETYLDRLSLRYEREGEPNRLSPVDVFVSTVDPLKEPPIITANTVLSILAVDYPVEKVSCYVSDDGAAMLLFDTLSETAEFARRWVPFCKKYSVEPRAPEFYFSEKIDYLKDKVQHTFVKDRRAMKREYEEFKVKINALVAKAQKKPEEGWVMQDGTPWPGNNTRDHPGMIQVYLGSEGALDVEGKELPRLVYVSREKRPGYQHHKKAGAMNSLVRVSAVLTNAPFMLNLDCDHYLNNSKALREGMCFLMDPHVAKKICYVQFPQRFDGIDRHDRYANRNVVFFDINMKGLDGIQGPVYVGTGCVFNRQALYGYDPPASAKRPKMTCDCWPRWCCCCCGGSRKAKSKKKGSSVKGLLDGIGTFSKKKKMQGKSYTRKSSAPVFDLEEIEEGLEGYDELEKSSLMSQKNFEKRFGQSPVFITSTLMEEGGLPEGTNPGSLIKEAIHVISCGYEEKTEWGKEIGWIYGSVTEDILTGFKMHCRGWRSIYCSPKRPAFKGSAPINLSDRLHQVLRWALGSVEIFLSRHCPLWYGYGGKLKWLQRLAYVNTIVYPFTSIALLAYCSLPAVCLLTGKFIVPSLNNFGSLWFVALFMSIIVTGVLELRWSGVSIEDWWRNEQFWVIGGVSAHLFAVFQGLLKVLAGVDTNFTVTAKAADDAEFGELYMFKWTTLLIPPTTLIILNMVGVVAGVSDAINNGYTSWGPLFGKLFFSFWVIVHLYPFLKGLMGRQNRTPTIVVLWSVLLASIFSLVWVRIDPFLPKQTGPILKQCGVEC; this is translated from the exons ATGGCTGCCGGCTTAGTTACTGGTTCTCACGCTCGTAATGAACATCACGTCATTCATGGCATGGAGGATGAG CGGCCTCCCACACGTGAATCTGGAAACAAGACGAAAATATGTCGAGTTTGTGGGGATGAAATTGGGTTGAAGGAGAATGGAGAGGTTTTCGTGGCATGTCACGAGTGTGGTTTCCCGGTGTGTCGGCCTTGTTATGAGTACGAGAGAAGTGACGGCGACCGGTGCTGTCCTCAGTGCCACACCCGTTATAAGCGCCACAAAG GTTGCCCTAGAGTCGAAGGAGATGATGAAGATAATTTTGACGATGATTTTGAGGATGAATTTCAGCTCAGAAATCATCACGACACTAGTCCCGATCGCCGACAGCAGTATCGG GAAAATGGTGAGTATAATCACCAACATCTGCATACTAATGGAGCCGCACATCATTCCGTCGCTGGAAGTG ttgtgGGAGGTAAGGAAGAAGCCGAAGAAGACGATCAAAAGGAGACTTACAGCACTTCCGAATGGAAGGAAAGagtggaaaaatggaaaaccaGGCAGGAGAAGAGGGGTCTGGTCACAAAGTTGGACGATGGAGGAAACGACCCCGGCGATGAAGATGATTTTCT TATCGCTGAAGCTAGGCAACCCCTGTGGCGAAAAGTTCCAGTTCCTTCAAGCCTAATCAATCCCTATCGGATTGTTATCGTCCTCAGGCTCATCATTCTCTGCTTTTTCTTCCACTTCCGAATCTTGGCCCCGGCCTACGATGCCTTCCCTCTCTGGATCATCTCCGTGATATGCGAGATATGGTTCGGGCTGTCCTGGATTCTTGATCAGTTCCCCAAATGGCTCCCCATCAACCGGGAAACGTACCTGGATCGCCTCTCCCTGAGGTATGAGAGGGAGGGTGAACCAAACCGTCTGTCCCCGGTCGATGTCTTCGTCAGTACCGTGGATCCTCTCAAGGAACCGCCCATTATAACTGCCAATACGGTTCTGTCGATTCTGGCGGTGGATTATCCGGTGGAAAAGGTGAGCTGCTACGTGTCGGACGATGGTGCGGCGATGCTGCTGTTCGACACGCTGTCGGAGACTGCAGAATTTGCACGGAGGTGGGTTCCGTTCTGCAAGAAGTACAGCGTGGAGCCTAGAGCTCCGGAGTTCTATTTCTCTGAGAAGATTGATTACTTGAAGGATAAGGTGCAACACACCTTCGTCAAGGATCGTAGGGCCATGAAG AGAGAATACGAGGAATTCAAAGTAAAAATAAACGCATTAGTGGCAAAGGCTCAGAAGAAACCAGAGGAAGGATGGGTTATGCAAGACGGTACCCCGTGGCCTGGAAACAACACCCGCGATCACCCCGGCATGATTCAG GTATATTTGGGGAGTGAAGGTGCACTGGACGTGGAAGGTAAAGAGCTGCCGAGACTGGTGTACGTTTCTCGTGAGAAGCGACCCGGTTACCAACACCACAAGAAAGCCGGTGCCATGAATTCTCTG GTGCGGGTGTCTGCTGTGCTGACAAATGCACCCTTCATGTTGAACTTGGATTGTGATCACTACCTCAACAACAGCAAAGCCCTCAGGGAAGGCATGTGCTTTTTAATGGATCCCCATGTCGCCAAGAAAATCTGCTACGTCCAGTTCCCTCAACGCTTCGACGGTATTGACCGTCACGACCGATACGCTAATCGCAACGTCGTCTTCTTTGAC ATCAACATGAAAGGCTTGGACGGAATCCAAGGGCCTGTGTATGTGGGAACTGGATGTGTCTTCAACAGGCAGGCATTGTACGGGTACGATCCACCAGCATCTGCAAAGAGGCCCAAGATGACCTGCGACTGCTGGCCCAGATGGTGCTGCTGTTGCTGTGGCGGTTCCAGGAAGGCCAAGTCCAAAAAGAAGGGATCATCCGTCAAGGGCCTGCTAGATGGAATTGGAACCTtcagcaagaaaaagaaaatgcaggGCAAGAGCTACACCAGGAAATCATCTGCACCAGTCTTCGATCTGGAAGAGATCGAAGAAGGCCTTGAAGGATATGATGAGCTAGAGAAATCATCCCTCATGTcccaaaagaacttcgagaaacGTTTTGGACAGTCACCAGTTTTCATTACATCCACACTTATGGAAGAAGGTGGCCTCCCTGAAGGGACTAATCCCGGGTCGCTCATTAAAGAAGCCATTCACGTCATCAGCTGTGGCTATGAAGAGAAAACCGAGTGGGGCAAAGAG ATTGGATGGATATATGGTTCGGTTACAGAGGATATTCTGACAGGCTTCAAGATGCATTGTAGAGGATGGAGATCAATATACTGCTCACCAAAGAGACCAGCTTTCAAGGGATCAGCTCCGATCAATCTATCGGATAGGTTGCACCAAGTCCTGAGATGGGCTCTTGGTTCTGTTGAAATCTTCCTCAGTAGGCATTGCCCGCTTTGGTATGGCTACGGAGGAAAGTTGAAATGGCTACAAAGACTTGCTTATGTTAACACAATTGTTTATCCATTCACTTCCATTGCTCTGCTGGCCTATTGCTCGCTTCCTGCTGTGTGCCTTCTCACCGGAAAGTTCATTGTCCCGTCT CTAAACAACTTTGGTAGCCTATGGTTCGTTGCTCTTTTCATGTCAATCATAGTCACAGGCGTGCTTGAGCTCAGATGGAGTGGCGTCAGCATTGAGGACTGGTGGAGAAATGAGCAGTTTTGGGTCATAGGTGGCGTCTCAGCTCATCTTTTTGCTGTCTTCCAGGGCCTTCTAAAGGTCCTTGCAGGAGTCGACACCAACTTTACTGTAACAGCGAAGGCTGCTGACGACGCCGAGTTTGGGGAGCTCTACATGTTCAAGTGGACTACCCTTCTCATCCCACCAACAACTCTGATAATCCTGAATATGGTTGGTGTTGTTGCTGGAGTTTCAGATGCAATTAACAATGGATATACCTCATGGGGCCCACTTTTTGGCAAGCTGTTCTTCTCCTTCTGGGTCATTGTTCATCTTTACCCTTTCCTAAAGGGTCTGATGGGAAGGCAAAACCGGACTCCCACAATTGTGGTTCTTTGGTCGGTACTTTTAGCATCCATCTTCTCGCTGGTTTGGGTCAGAATTGATCCTTTCTTGCCCAAGCAAACTGGCCCCATACTCAAACAATGCGGAGTGGAGTGCTAG
- the LOC113714661 gene encoding cellulose synthase A catalytic subunit 4 [UDP-forming] isoform X1, with protein MAAGLVTGSHARNEHHVIHGMEDEQRPPTRESGNKTKICRVCGDEIGLKENGEVFVACHECGFPVCRPCYEYERSDGDRCCPQCHTRYKRHKGCPRVEGDDEDNFDDDFEDEFQLRNHHDTSPDRRQQYRENGEYNHQHLHTNGAAHHSVAGSVVGGKEEAEEDDQKETYSTSEWKERVEKWKTRQEKRGLVTKLDDGGNDPGDEDDFLIAEARQPLWRKVPVPSSLINPYRIVIVLRLIILCFFFHFRILAPAYDAFPLWIISVICEIWFGLSWILDQFPKWLPINRETYLDRLSLRYEREGEPNRLSPVDVFVSTVDPLKEPPIITANTVLSILAVDYPVEKVSCYVSDDGAAMLLFDTLSETAEFARRWVPFCKKYSVEPRAPEFYFSEKIDYLKDKVQHTFVKDRRAMKREYEEFKVKINALVAKAQKKPEEGWVMQDGTPWPGNNTRDHPGMIQVYLGSEGALDVEGKELPRLVYVSREKRPGYQHHKKAGAMNSLVRVSAVLTNAPFMLNLDCDHYLNNSKALREGMCFLMDPHVAKKICYVQFPQRFDGIDRHDRYANRNVVFFDINMKGLDGIQGPVYVGTGCVFNRQALYGYDPPASAKRPKMTCDCWPRWCCCCCGGSRKAKSKKKGSSVKGLLDGIGTFSKKKKMQGKSYTRKSSAPVFDLEEIEEGLEGYDELEKSSLMSQKNFEKRFGQSPVFITSTLMEEGGLPEGTNPGSLIKEAIHVISCGYEEKTEWGKEIGWIYGSVTEDILTGFKMHCRGWRSIYCSPKRPAFKGSAPINLSDRLHQVLRWALGSVEIFLSRHCPLWYGYGGKLKWLQRLAYVNTIVYPFTSIALLAYCSLPAVCLLTGKFIVPSLNNFGSLWFVALFMSIIVTGVLELRWSGVSIEDWWRNEQFWVIGGVSAHLFAVFQGLLKVLAGVDTNFTVTAKAADDAEFGELYMFKWTTLLIPPTTLIILNMVGVVAGVSDAINNGYTSWGPLFGKLFFSFWVIVHLYPFLKGLMGRQNRTPTIVVLWSVLLASIFSLVWVRIDPFLPKQTGPILKQCGVEC; from the exons ATGGCTGCCGGCTTAGTTACTGGTTCTCACGCTCGTAATGAACATCACGTCATTCATGGCATGGAGGATGAG CAGCGGCCTCCCACACGTGAATCTGGAAACAAGACGAAAATATGTCGAGTTTGTGGGGATGAAATTGGGTTGAAGGAGAATGGAGAGGTTTTCGTGGCATGTCACGAGTGTGGTTTCCCGGTGTGTCGGCCTTGTTATGAGTACGAGAGAAGTGACGGCGACCGGTGCTGTCCTCAGTGCCACACCCGTTATAAGCGCCACAAAG GTTGCCCTAGAGTCGAAGGAGATGATGAAGATAATTTTGACGATGATTTTGAGGATGAATTTCAGCTCAGAAATCATCACGACACTAGTCCCGATCGCCGACAGCAGTATCGG GAAAATGGTGAGTATAATCACCAACATCTGCATACTAATGGAGCCGCACATCATTCCGTCGCTGGAAGTG ttgtgGGAGGTAAGGAAGAAGCCGAAGAAGACGATCAAAAGGAGACTTACAGCACTTCCGAATGGAAGGAAAGagtggaaaaatggaaaaccaGGCAGGAGAAGAGGGGTCTGGTCACAAAGTTGGACGATGGAGGAAACGACCCCGGCGATGAAGATGATTTTCT TATCGCTGAAGCTAGGCAACCCCTGTGGCGAAAAGTTCCAGTTCCTTCAAGCCTAATCAATCCCTATCGGATTGTTATCGTCCTCAGGCTCATCATTCTCTGCTTTTTCTTCCACTTCCGAATCTTGGCCCCGGCCTACGATGCCTTCCCTCTCTGGATCATCTCCGTGATATGCGAGATATGGTTCGGGCTGTCCTGGATTCTTGATCAGTTCCCCAAATGGCTCCCCATCAACCGGGAAACGTACCTGGATCGCCTCTCCCTGAGGTATGAGAGGGAGGGTGAACCAAACCGTCTGTCCCCGGTCGATGTCTTCGTCAGTACCGTGGATCCTCTCAAGGAACCGCCCATTATAACTGCCAATACGGTTCTGTCGATTCTGGCGGTGGATTATCCGGTGGAAAAGGTGAGCTGCTACGTGTCGGACGATGGTGCGGCGATGCTGCTGTTCGACACGCTGTCGGAGACTGCAGAATTTGCACGGAGGTGGGTTCCGTTCTGCAAGAAGTACAGCGTGGAGCCTAGAGCTCCGGAGTTCTATTTCTCTGAGAAGATTGATTACTTGAAGGATAAGGTGCAACACACCTTCGTCAAGGATCGTAGGGCCATGAAG AGAGAATACGAGGAATTCAAAGTAAAAATAAACGCATTAGTGGCAAAGGCTCAGAAGAAACCAGAGGAAGGATGGGTTATGCAAGACGGTACCCCGTGGCCTGGAAACAACACCCGCGATCACCCCGGCATGATTCAG GTATATTTGGGGAGTGAAGGTGCACTGGACGTGGAAGGTAAAGAGCTGCCGAGACTGGTGTACGTTTCTCGTGAGAAGCGACCCGGTTACCAACACCACAAGAAAGCCGGTGCCATGAATTCTCTG GTGCGGGTGTCTGCTGTGCTGACAAATGCACCCTTCATGTTGAACTTGGATTGTGATCACTACCTCAACAACAGCAAAGCCCTCAGGGAAGGCATGTGCTTTTTAATGGATCCCCATGTCGCCAAGAAAATCTGCTACGTCCAGTTCCCTCAACGCTTCGACGGTATTGACCGTCACGACCGATACGCTAATCGCAACGTCGTCTTCTTTGAC ATCAACATGAAAGGCTTGGACGGAATCCAAGGGCCTGTGTATGTGGGAACTGGATGTGTCTTCAACAGGCAGGCATTGTACGGGTACGATCCACCAGCATCTGCAAAGAGGCCCAAGATGACCTGCGACTGCTGGCCCAGATGGTGCTGCTGTTGCTGTGGCGGTTCCAGGAAGGCCAAGTCCAAAAAGAAGGGATCATCCGTCAAGGGCCTGCTAGATGGAATTGGAACCTtcagcaagaaaaagaaaatgcaggGCAAGAGCTACACCAGGAAATCATCTGCACCAGTCTTCGATCTGGAAGAGATCGAAGAAGGCCTTGAAGGATATGATGAGCTAGAGAAATCATCCCTCATGTcccaaaagaacttcgagaaacGTTTTGGACAGTCACCAGTTTTCATTACATCCACACTTATGGAAGAAGGTGGCCTCCCTGAAGGGACTAATCCCGGGTCGCTCATTAAAGAAGCCATTCACGTCATCAGCTGTGGCTATGAAGAGAAAACCGAGTGGGGCAAAGAG ATTGGATGGATATATGGTTCGGTTACAGAGGATATTCTGACAGGCTTCAAGATGCATTGTAGAGGATGGAGATCAATATACTGCTCACCAAAGAGACCAGCTTTCAAGGGATCAGCTCCGATCAATCTATCGGATAGGTTGCACCAAGTCCTGAGATGGGCTCTTGGTTCTGTTGAAATCTTCCTCAGTAGGCATTGCCCGCTTTGGTATGGCTACGGAGGAAAGTTGAAATGGCTACAAAGACTTGCTTATGTTAACACAATTGTTTATCCATTCACTTCCATTGCTCTGCTGGCCTATTGCTCGCTTCCTGCTGTGTGCCTTCTCACCGGAAAGTTCATTGTCCCGTCT CTAAACAACTTTGGTAGCCTATGGTTCGTTGCTCTTTTCATGTCAATCATAGTCACAGGCGTGCTTGAGCTCAGATGGAGTGGCGTCAGCATTGAGGACTGGTGGAGAAATGAGCAGTTTTGGGTCATAGGTGGCGTCTCAGCTCATCTTTTTGCTGTCTTCCAGGGCCTTCTAAAGGTCCTTGCAGGAGTCGACACCAACTTTACTGTAACAGCGAAGGCTGCTGACGACGCCGAGTTTGGGGAGCTCTACATGTTCAAGTGGACTACCCTTCTCATCCCACCAACAACTCTGATAATCCTGAATATGGTTGGTGTTGTTGCTGGAGTTTCAGATGCAATTAACAATGGATATACCTCATGGGGCCCACTTTTTGGCAAGCTGTTCTTCTCCTTCTGGGTCATTGTTCATCTTTACCCTTTCCTAAAGGGTCTGATGGGAAGGCAAAACCGGACTCCCACAATTGTGGTTCTTTGGTCGGTACTTTTAGCATCCATCTTCTCGCTGGTTTGGGTCAGAATTGATCCTTTCTTGCCCAAGCAAACTGGCCCCATACTCAAACAATGCGGAGTGGAGTGCTAG
- the LOC113714652 gene encoding uncharacterized protein, with amino-acid sequence MTTSHRTRFLLLLHIIFSSFLPLKISSSATTEAQALVKWKNSLSSSSLDSWSLNSVTSLCSWTGIVCNRAGTTISGINLSGANITGTLDQLDFTSLANVAVFNLNGNNFSGFIPSGIGNLSKLIFLDLSNNLFEDIIPVDIGNLKELQYLSFVNNNLNGTLPYQIGKLQKVRHLDLGSNYLENPDWSKFTSFPLLTHLSISYNELTLGFPDFIPRCKNLTYLDLSVNHLTGPIPEPVFTDLDKLEYLNLTGNSFQGPLSPFTNLSKLKVLRLAENNFSGSIPEGISLLPDLSMLELHNNSFQGKIPSSIGQLKNLQALDLRINRLNSTIPSELGLCTNLTYLALALNSLTGPLPLSLSSLIKISDLGLSDNSLSGQISPHFIGNWTGLTSLQLQNNRFSGRIPSEIGLLLNLNILFLYNNQFSGTIPPEIGNLQSLTVLDLSGNQLSGPIPPKLGNLTNLQMLQLFSNNLSGTIPPEIGNLTALTSLSLNGNQFNGDLPDEISNLSNLQTLSLFTNKFSGIIPRDLGKNSPFLANVSFSNNSFTGQLPPEICSGFALEEFTVNGNYLTGPLPGCLKNCSKLVRVRMEGNKFSGSVSETFGVHPALEFISLSGSQLTGQLSPQWGQCQNLTNLQMDGNKISGRIPAELGNLARLGVLNLGSNELTGEIPEELGNLAPLFNLNLSNNQLRGQIPKSISKLTKLQYLDFSINKLNGGIPEGLGDCQGLLTLDLSDNMLSGDIPSELANLMGLQYLLDLSNNSLSGMIPPDLGRLTSLEIFNVSHNDLSGRIPSALSGMASLRGIDFSYNQLSGPIPSNSIFRVAPATAFIGNSGLCGDAKGLSSCSSNEPRNSKNSNKKVIIGATVPAVCLILLATIIAGCCMFRGKAKQHDEEAKISKGFESSESLIWEKEGKFTFGDIAKATEGFSEKFCIGRGGFGSVYKAAIPNGQIVAVKKLNMSDSNDIPLTNRRSFENEIKTLTEVRHRNIIKLHGFCSKWGCMYLVYEYIERGSLGKILYDDEMAIDLDWSTRVRIVQGVAHALSYLHHDCSPPIVHRDVSINNILLESEFEPRLSDFGTAKLLNSDSSNWTTVAGSYGYMAPELAMTMRVTEKCDVYSFGVVTLEVMMGKHPGELVSSLSSATASIDSDTLLKDLLDQRLPPPRGRSAEEVVFVVTLALACTRTTPETRPTMRSVAQELAAQTQAYLPEPLGRITIGKLTSYQK; translated from the exons ATGACAACTTCTCACAGGActcgttttcttcttcttcttcatattATCTTTTCCTCATTTCTACCCTTGAAGATCAGTTCATCAGCAACAACTGAAGCACAAGCTCTTGTCAAGTGGAAGAACAGCTTATCATCTTCCTCTCTTGATTCATGGTCTCTCAACAGTGTTACAAGCCTTTGCAGTTGGACCGGAATTGTCTGCAACAGGGCCGGGACAACAATTTCGGGGATAAATCTCTCCGGTGCTAATATTACGGGAACTCTTGACCAACTTGATTTCACATCACTCGCAAATGTCGCAGTTTTCAATCTCAATGGCAACAACTTCAGTGGGTTCATACCATCTGGCATTGGCAATCTCTCCAAGCTCATTTTCTTGGATTTAAGCAACAATTTATTCGAGGACATCATACCAGTGGATATTGGGAACTTGAAGGAGCTGCAGTACTTGAGCTTTGTCAATAACAACCTGAATGGTACTTTGCCATATCAGATTGGCAAACTTCAAAAGGTACGGCACTTGGACCTTGGTTCAAACTACTTAGAGAATCCTGATTGGTCGAAGTTTACAAGCTTCCCTTTGTTAACTCACCTCAGCATCTCTTACAATGAACTCACCTTGGGATTTCCAGATTTCATCCCTCGTTGTAAGAACCTGACTTACCTAGACTTGTCCGTTAACCACTTGACTGGACCGATTCCTGAACCAGTATTCACCGATTTAGATAAGCTTGAGTACCTAAATCTTACTGGCAACTCATTTCAAGGGCCATTGTCACCATTTACCAATCTGTCCAAGTTAAAAGTGCTTCGGTTAGCAGAAAACAACTTCTCTGGTTCAATCCCAGAGGGCATTAGTTTGTTGCCTGATCTTTCAATGCTTGAGTTGCATAACAATTCATTTCAAGGAAAGATTCCATCTTCCATAGGTCAACTGAAAAATCTTCAAGCACTTGATCTAAGGATAAATCGCCTGAATTCTACAATTCCTTCTGAGCTTGGCTTGTGTACTAATCTCACCTACTTAGCTCTAGCCTTGAATTCTCTTACTGGTCCCTTGCCTTTGTCGTTGTCCAGTCTGATCAAGATATCTGATTTGGGATTGTCTGATAATTCTCTTTCTGGTCAAATCTCCCCTCATTTCATAGGTAACTGGACTGGATTGACTTCGTTGCAGCTTCAGAATAATCGTTTCTCTGGGAGAATTCCCTCAGAAATTGGACTCCTGCTAAACctaaatattctttttctgTACAATAATCAGTTCTCAGGCACCATACCACCAGAAATTGGAAACTTGCAAAGTTTGACGGTTCTGGATCTTTCTGGTAACCAGCTTTCTGGTCCAATACCGCCAAAACTTGGAAACCTCACAAATCTTCAAATGTTGCAACTATTTTCCAACAATCTGAGTGGAACAATTCCACCAGAGATCGGAAATTTAACTGCGCTTACTTCTCTTAGTCTCAATGGCAACCAATTCAATGGAGACTTGCCTGACGAAATCTCTAATCTTAGTAATCTGCAGACTCTCTCCCTCTTTACAAATAAGTTTTCCGGTATCATTCCCAGGGACTTGGGGAAGAACAGTCCTTTTTTGGCAAATGTAAGCTTTTCAAATAACAGCTTTACTGGTCAACTGCCACCAGAAATATGTAGTGGTTTTGCTTTGGAGGAATTCACGGTGAATGGAAATTATTTGACAGGGCCGTTGCCCGGGTGCTTGAAGAACTGCTCCAAATTAGTCAGAGTGAGGATGGAAGGAAACAAGTTTTCTGGAAGTGTATCAGAGACATTCGGAGTTCATCCAGCCCTTGAGTTTATCTCTCTTAGTGGCAGCCAACTTACAGGCCAGCTTTCACCTCAATGGGGGCAGTGTCAGAACCTTACAAATCTACAAATGGATGGAAACAAGATATCTGGTAGGATTCCAGCTGAGCTAGGGAATTTGGCACGGTTAGGTGTCCTTAACTTgggatcaaatgaattgactggTGAAATTCCAGAAGAGCTCGGGAATCTAGCCCCGCTTTTCAATCTCAACTTGAGCAACAATCAGCTGAGAGGACAGATCCCTAAAAGCATTAGCAAATTGACAAAGCTGCAATATCTTGATTTTTCAATAAATAAACTGAATGGAGGCATACCGGAAGGCCTTGGCGATTGCCAGGGCTTATTGACTTTAGATTTGAGCGACAACATGTTATCAGGTGACATACCATCTGAACTGGCGAACTTGATGGGATTACAGTATCTTTTGGATCTCAGTAACAACTCGCTATCAGGAATGATTCCGCCAGACTTGGGAAGGCTTACCTCGCTGGAGATATTTAATGTATCACATAATGATCTCTCAGGTAGAATTCCATCAGCATTGTCTGGCATGGCTAGTTTACGGGGCATTGACTTCTCTTACAATCAGTTGTCTGGTCCAATTCCCAGTAATAGCATTTTCCGGGTAGCTCCAGCTACAGCTTTTATTGGAAACTCTGGTTTATGTGGAGATGCAAAAGGATTGTCGAGCTGTTCTTCAAATGAACCAAGGAATTCAAAGAACAGCAACAAGAAGGTTATTATTGGTGCAACTGTTCCGGCTGTATGTCTCATTCTTCTAGCAACCATCATTGCTGGATGCTGCATGTTTCGAGGAAAGGCAAAGCAGCATGATGAAGAGGCTAAAATTTCCAAGGGATTTGAGAGTTcagaatctctaatatgggaaaaagaagggaaattTACATTTGGTGATATTGCAAAAGCTACAGAAGGCTTCAGTGAGAAATTTTGCATTGGAAGAGGAGGATTTGGAAGCGTATATAAAGCAGCCATACCCAACGGTCAGATTGTGGCAGTCAAAAAGCTCAACATGTCAGATTCCAATGATATTCCATTGACAAACCGGCGCAGTTTCGAAAATGAGATAAAAACTCTGACAGAAGTACGTCACAGAAATATCATCAAGCTTCATGGATTTTGCTCAAAGTGGGGATGCATGTATTTGGTATACGAGTACATCGAAAGAGGTAGCTTGGGAAAAATTCTGTACGATGATGAGATGGCAATTGATCTGGATTGGAGTACAAGGGTGAGAATAGTACAGGGAGTGGCTCATGCACTTTCTTACTTGCACCATGATTGCTCTCCACCTATTGTCCATCGAGATGTATCAATAAATAACATTCTTCTTGAGTCAGAATTTGAGCCAAGACTTTCAGATTTTGGCACAGCAAAACTACTAAATTCAGATTCATCCAACTGGACTACAGTTGCTGGTTCTTATGGCTATATGGCACCAG AGCTTGCGATGACCATGCGGGTTACTGAGAAATGTGACGTTTATAGCTTTGGAGTGGTTACATTGGAAGTTATGATGGGAAAGCATCCAGGAGAACTTGTGTCTTCACTGTCATCTGCAACAGCCTCGATTGATTCCGATACACTTCTGAAGGACCTCCTTGACCAAAGGCTGCCACCCCCCAGAGGACGATCAGCCGAGGAAGTGGTGTTTGTGGTCACTTTAGCTTTAGCATGCACTCGCACAACTCCAGAGACACGGCCAACCATGCGTTCCGTTGCTCAAGAATTAGCTGCTCAAACCCAGGCTTACCTCCCGGAACCCCTCGGAAGAATAACAATTGGCAAGCTAACCAGTTATCAGAAATAG